One genomic window of Verrucomicrobiota bacterium includes the following:
- a CDS encoding adenine phosphoribosyltransferase, with amino-acid sequence MTLNELKTHVRTVVDWPEPGVRFRDVTPLFETPECFKTIVNTICQHYEEVGVDRIAGVDARGFVIGGAVANQMNLPFVLVRKKGKLPFETVSEDYSLEYGKGTIEVHVDSVQKNERIAIVDDLIATGGTLLAASKLFQRLGAEVVEVTAVIDLPELGGSKALKAANLNVMSLIEFSESE; translated from the coding sequence ATGACTTTAAATGAATTAAAAACGCATGTTCGAACCGTTGTCGACTGGCCGGAACCCGGAGTTCGTTTTCGCGATGTAACCCCTCTTTTTGAAACGCCTGAATGTTTTAAGACTATAGTCAATACGATTTGCCAACACTACGAGGAGGTCGGTGTCGATCGCATTGCCGGGGTAGACGCGAGAGGGTTTGTCATAGGTGGTGCGGTGGCCAATCAAATGAACTTGCCATTTGTACTGGTTAGAAAAAAAGGAAAGCTACCATTCGAGACGGTGTCGGAAGACTATTCCTTGGAATACGGTAAGGGCACCATTGAAGTGCATGTTGATTCGGTTCAAAAGAACGAACGAATTGCAATTGTTGATGATTTAATTGCGACGGGTGGCACCCTTCTGGCTGCAAGCAAACTGTTTCAAAGATTAGGTGCAGAGGTAGTGGAAGTCACGGCTGTCATTGATCTTCCAGAACTTGGGGGATCCAAAGCACTCAAAGCCGCTAACCTCAATGTAATGAGCCTAATCGAATTCTCAGAGTCAGAATAA
- a CDS encoding acetolactate synthase encodes MSDNVVEGVGGDPVIQFSVFLENKVGRLSDFSRLLADNSIHIMAMTVLDTTDSSIVRIIVDDPGSASSVLYLAGYSFSETDVLVIELSSVDDVPALLSLILAAEINVHYLYPFIFRPSEKSALAIQLEDMDLATDVLKFSKFRVLCQSDISR; translated from the coding sequence ATGTCCGATAATGTGGTAGAGGGAGTTGGAGGAGATCCTGTTATTCAATTTTCCGTATTTCTTGAAAACAAGGTGGGGCGGTTGAGCGATTTTTCCCGTTTGTTGGCAGATAACTCCATTCACATCATGGCGATGACGGTTTTGGATACCACGGATAGTAGCATTGTAAGAATTATTGTAGACGATCCCGGAAGTGCCAGTTCGGTGCTTTATTTGGCAGGATATTCATTTTCCGAAACGGATGTACTCGTGATTGAGTTGAGTTCAGTGGACGATGTCCCTGCTTTGCTTTCTCTTATTTTGGCAGCTGAAATTAACGTTCATTATCTTTACCCGTTTATTTTCCGACCATCAGAGAAATCTGCTCTGGCTATTCAATTGGAAGACATGGATTTGGCTACAGATGTTCTGAAATTTAGTAAATTTCGCGTGCTTTGTCAGAGCGACATTTCACGTTAG